One Paenisporosarcina sp. FSL H8-0542 genomic region harbors:
- a CDS encoding cobyric acid synthase, with amino-acid sequence MHGIMIQGTASNVGKSMICTALCRLFANEGFHVAPFKSQNMSTFSTKIGNGLEISTAQFAQAEAAKVQPLPQMNPILLKPSGHMSSEVWLLGEKVEEMSGVAYRESFYDHGLTVIKQSLSFVSEHYDVVVLEGAGSPVEVNLTDRELVNMKIADLADVPVLLVADIERGGVFATIVGTLELLSSNHRDRVKGIIINKFRGDKELFQEGVSFIESYTGIPVLGVIPFMDNHEIEEEDSYITQHDSISNKSGEDKYDEWALHVASHLDWEKIKNMVKLP; translated from the coding sequence ATGCACGGTATTATGATACAAGGGACAGCTTCTAACGTCGGAAAGAGCATGATCTGTACAGCACTTTGCCGGTTATTTGCAAATGAGGGTTTTCATGTAGCACCATTTAAATCTCAAAATATGTCGACCTTTTCTACAAAAATAGGTAATGGATTAGAAATCAGTACCGCTCAATTTGCACAGGCAGAAGCGGCGAAAGTTCAACCTCTTCCACAAATGAACCCTATTTTATTAAAGCCCTCTGGACATATGTCTTCTGAAGTATGGTTGTTAGGTGAAAAAGTGGAGGAAATGTCCGGGGTAGCGTATCGTGAATCTTTTTATGATCATGGTTTGACAGTTATCAAACAATCGCTTTCGTTTGTGAGTGAGCACTATGATGTAGTTGTGTTAGAAGGAGCTGGAAGTCCAGTAGAAGTAAACTTAACTGACCGAGAACTTGTCAATATGAAAATTGCTGATTTAGCGGATGTGCCAGTATTGCTTGTTGCTGATATTGAACGTGGTGGAGTTTTTGCAACAATCGTTGGGACTCTGGAATTATTGTCTTCAAATCATCGGGATCGAGTAAAGGGGATCATTATTAATAAGTTTCGTGGAGATAAGGAATTGTTTCAGGAGGGCGTATCATTTATTGAGTCCTACACAGGAATTCCAGTTCTCGGCGTTATTCCATTTATGGATAACCACGAAATTGAAGAGGAAGATTCTTATATTACTCAACATGATTCAATTTCAAACAAGTCTGGTGAAGATAAATATGATGAATGGGCTCTTCATGTTGCATCCCATTTAGATTGGGAAAAAATAAAGAATATGGTGAAGCTACCATGA
- a CDS encoding bifunctional adenosylcobinamide kinase/adenosylcobinamide-phosphate guanylyltransferase produces MVRGTLTFISGGVRSGKTGFAEEWLMNQSCSRLIYLATGVANDSEMEQRIKRHQQDRKDYKNNWLTIEQPRQIEEVLPSIQPGDGVLIDCITTWLANELYEGWAMDDPCFKRENCMHEKERRFHETISSLLKNGTTVVVISNEVLDEPISKIPDVVIYQQWLGMLHQWLVKESDYAYELTYGLAKKWK; encoded by the coding sequence ATGGTTCGAGGCACGCTAACATTTATCTCTGGCGGTGTACGAAGTGGAAAAACGGGTTTTGCTGAAGAATGGCTAATGAATCAATCTTGTTCGCGACTAATCTATCTCGCGACGGGCGTTGCCAACGACAGTGAAATGGAACAACGAATCAAACGACATCAACAGGATCGAAAAGACTATAAAAACAACTGGCTGACGATTGAACAACCTCGTCAAATAGAAGAAGTTCTGCCATCCATCCAACCTGGTGATGGGGTTCTGATTGACTGCATCACTACGTGGTTAGCTAATGAATTGTACGAAGGATGGGCAATGGATGACCCATGCTTTAAACGTGAAAACTGCATGCATGAAAAAGAGAGACGTTTCCATGAAACGATTAGTTCGTTGCTGAAAAACGGGACAACCGTAGTCGTCATTTCTAATGAAGTATTAGATGAGCCTATTTCGAAAATTCCAGATGTAGTAATCTATCAGCAATGGCTGGGAATGCTCCACCAGTGGCTCGTCAAAGAGAGTGATTATGCATATGAACTTACATATGGACTAGCAAAGAAGTGGAAGTAA
- a CDS encoding aminotransferase class I/II-fold pyridoxal phosphate-dependent enzyme, which yields MALPNHGANPHHLYKSLGINPPERMIDFSENVNPFGPPTSIQTDWYKFQPFMMGYPDPLGEPFRTAIAEYHNISPYSIFVANGAAEIFSLLAQRYRGKRAIIVHPTFSEYETTLRAREVEIVNLHMTDIITGEYPIDEMKMHMQQAEVLYLCTPNNPTGTLLKRKVLVDLVEYAKKVNCDIVLDEAFIDFISEQSSLISDINFSHLIIVRSMTKMYAMPGLRLGYMAAAPSIVKEIRQLAPHWNVNRIATEIGSLVLKDEEFRQKTILHSKNMLLDMSAFLKAKGCEVTQSQANFLLFKLQQPDSEFFQYFLRQGLVLRHTENFQGLDGQWYRIGMKTAEDMEILKKELTVWFEAR from the coding sequence GTGGCATTACCTAACCATGGTGCAAATCCACATCATCTATATAAAAGTTTGGGAATTAATCCTCCCGAACGAATGATAGACTTTAGTGAAAACGTCAATCCATTCGGTCCCCCTACCTCAATACAAACTGACTGGTACAAATTCCAACCGTTTATGATGGGGTATCCAGATCCACTTGGTGAACCTTTTCGAACAGCAATCGCTGAGTATCACAACATCTCGCCTTACTCCATTTTCGTTGCAAATGGAGCCGCAGAAATATTTTCATTGCTTGCACAAAGGTACAGAGGCAAACGAGCGATAATCGTTCACCCAACTTTCTCTGAATATGAAACGACTTTAAGAGCACGCGAAGTGGAAATTGTGAACTTGCACATGACTGATATCATTACGGGTGAATACCCGATTGATGAAATGAAAATGCATATGCAACAAGCCGAAGTCCTATACTTATGTACACCGAATAACCCAACTGGCACATTGCTAAAACGCAAAGTGTTAGTGGATTTAGTAGAATACGCGAAAAAAGTAAACTGTGACATCGTATTGGACGAAGCCTTCATTGATTTCATTTCAGAACAATCATCATTAATTTCTGACATAAATTTTAGTCATTTGATTATTGTTCGCTCAATGACAAAAATGTACGCAATGCCTGGTCTAAGGCTAGGATACATGGCAGCAGCCCCTTCCATAGTCAAAGAAATTCGACAACTGGCACCACATTGGAATGTAAATAGGATAGCAACTGAAATTGGCTCTCTCGTATTAAAAGATGAAGAGTTCCGGCAGAAAACAATTCTTCATAGCAAAAACATGCTGCTCGACATGAGTGCTTTTCTAAAAGCAAAAGGTTGCGAAGTAACACAATCACAAGCCAACTTTTTATTGTTTAAGTTACAACAACCAGACAGTGAATTTTTCCAATACTTTTTAAGACAAGGGTTGGTTTTAAGACATACCGAGAATTTTCAAGGACTTGACGGTCAATGGTACAGAATTGGTATGAAGACCGCAGAAGATATGGAAATCCTTAAAAAGGAGTTAACAGTATGGTTCGAGGCACGCTAA
- the cbiB gene encoding adenosylcobinamide-phosphate synthase CbiB, with protein sequence MSAHIIALTFGLLLDRIIGDPPNWTHPVRWIGRLITNLTTLLNKGRHRKIKGIILLISVVAVTFASVFALVFTAYKIHFVFGIVVESILCAIGFAQKSLKDAAMSVYQPLVNGDLKEARMKLSWIVGRDTEKLSESEITRAVVETVSENTSDGITAPLFFAFLFGAPGLWLYKAVNTLDSMVGHENEKFQDFGYASAKMDDVLNYIPSRVTGYIILTWTKNFSKQTLRTRLANWWKDAKKHPSPNSGYLEAATAYQLGVQLGGLNMYKGIPSNRPRMGISENPLRAIHILYTIRQMHIAIFLFWIMMMVIGGVLSGIT encoded by the coding sequence ATGTCTGCTCATATCATCGCGCTTACTTTCGGCTTACTCCTTGATCGAATAATAGGTGATCCACCCAATTGGACACACCCGGTTCGATGGATTGGTAGATTAATAACAAATTTAACTACTTTGTTGAATAAAGGCCGTCATCGAAAAATCAAAGGAATAATCCTTTTGATATCGGTTGTTGCGGTTACATTCGCTAGCGTATTTGCCTTGGTGTTCACAGCATACAAGATTCACTTTGTTTTTGGCATCGTTGTTGAAAGTATTTTGTGTGCAATAGGGTTTGCCCAAAAAAGCTTGAAAGACGCCGCGATGTCCGTTTATCAACCACTAGTTAATGGTGACTTGAAAGAAGCTAGAATGAAACTATCATGGATTGTCGGTCGCGATACTGAAAAGTTATCTGAATCAGAAATTACACGAGCTGTGGTAGAAACTGTCTCAGAAAATACAAGTGACGGGATAACAGCTCCACTTTTCTTCGCATTTCTTTTCGGGGCACCTGGGCTTTGGTTATATAAAGCAGTGAATACCTTAGATTCGATGGTGGGTCACGAAAATGAGAAGTTTCAAGACTTTGGTTATGCTTCTGCCAAAATGGATGATGTGTTGAACTATATCCCGAGCAGAGTCACAGGCTATATCATTCTTACATGGACAAAAAATTTTAGTAAACAAACCCTTCGCACTCGATTAGCTAATTGGTGGAAAGATGCCAAAAAGCATCCAAGCCCAAATAGTGGGTACTTGGAAGCTGCGACTGCCTATCAACTTGGCGTGCAACTGGGAGGTCTTAATATGTATAAAGGAATTCCTTCTAACCGTCCACGTATGGGAATTTCAGAAAACCCGCTTCGAGCAATTCATATTTTATATACAATCCGTCAAATGCATATCGCTATATTTCTGTTTTGGATAATGATGATGGTTATCGGGGGTGTTTTAAGTGGCATTACCTAA
- a CDS encoding adenosylcobinamide amidohydrolase codes for MLKVEGLTGGYHDSPVVKDVSFHVVKGEVLGILGPNGSGKSTLLKIISGVLPLKAGTVKLGSKPIETYTTKELAKHMAVLPQLHANAFSYTVRDTISLGRYPHQSGFFSSWSEKDEQAIQDAMQLTDVKMYEHVYLDQLSGGEQQRVFVAQALAQQAKVLLLDEPTNHLDIAHQQQLLDTIRMQATKNGLTIISVFHDINLASLYCDRLLLMEDGEVKIIGEPHAVLKQKQLESVYKARVRSHPHPEQPKPQITLLPNLSELQEEHIIKKDHFAVSNEYVVMQANFPLKTVSSAVVNPGFGWYRTFVNRHVKADYECDDSTNEMFDYLQAQGFPTTDTVGMMTAVQTKHVVIEEYGGTFGSIIIAVTAGVGNAVDVSKAFDREDELYVGTINTWIIVNGKLSDEAFIQAMITATEAKTKALQNEDVRDSITNTLATGTSTDSLLIAATQKGDLLPYAGPITELGKCIGRGVFECTTLAIKRYKVAKGL; via the coding sequence ATGCTAAAAGTCGAAGGATTAACAGGTGGTTATCACGACTCACCGGTTGTAAAAGACGTGTCTTTTCATGTTGTTAAAGGGGAAGTTCTTGGGATATTAGGTCCAAATGGGAGTGGAAAGTCGACCTTACTGAAAATCATTAGTGGTGTACTTCCTTTGAAAGCAGGTACGGTCAAATTAGGTAGCAAACCAATCGAAACATATACTACAAAAGAACTCGCTAAGCATATGGCTGTGTTACCTCAATTACACGCAAATGCTTTTTCATATACAGTGCGAGACACGATTTCTCTGGGGAGATACCCTCATCAAAGTGGATTCTTTTCATCTTGGTCTGAGAAAGACGAGCAAGCAATTCAAGATGCAATGCAGCTAACCGACGTGAAAATGTATGAGCATGTCTATCTCGATCAGCTTTCTGGAGGAGAACAACAACGTGTTTTTGTGGCGCAAGCACTTGCACAGCAAGCAAAAGTGTTATTACTGGATGAGCCAACAAACCATTTAGACATTGCACATCAACAACAATTGTTGGACACGATTAGAATGCAAGCCACTAAGAATGGATTAACAATCATCTCAGTATTTCATGACATAAATTTAGCTTCCTTGTATTGCGATCGGTTGTTATTAATGGAAGATGGCGAAGTGAAAATAATTGGTGAACCGCATGCGGTACTAAAACAAAAACAGCTAGAAAGTGTCTACAAAGCTCGGGTAAGAAGCCACCCACATCCAGAACAACCGAAACCACAAATTACATTATTGCCAAATTTGAGTGAATTGCAGGAAGAGCACATCATTAAGAAAGACCATTTTGCTGTGTCAAATGAGTATGTGGTCATGCAAGCAAACTTCCCATTAAAAACAGTATCATCAGCAGTTGTAAATCCGGGGTTTGGTTGGTACCGTACGTTTGTTAATCGTCATGTGAAAGCTGATTATGAATGTGACGATAGCACAAACGAGATGTTTGATTATCTGCAAGCACAAGGATTTCCGACAACAGATACAGTGGGAATGATGACGGCTGTTCAAACGAAACATGTGGTCATTGAAGAGTATGGTGGAACTTTTGGATCCATTATCATTGCCGTTACAGCGGGCGTAGGAAATGCAGTGGATGTGTCAAAAGCATTTGACCGCGAAGACGAACTTTATGTAGGTACGATTAATACCTGGATAATTGTCAATGGGAAATTATCTGACGAAGCATTCATTCAAGCTATGATTACAGCGACAGAAGCAAAAACAAAAGCTCTTCAAAACGAAGATGTAAGAGACTCTATAACAAATACACTTGCAACTGGAACCTCCACGGACAGTTTACTTATAGCGGCTACCCAAAAAGGGGATCTTTTACCGTATGCTGGACCTATTACAGAGCTAGGGAAATGCATTGGGCGAGGCGTTTTTGAGTGTACTACACTAGCTATCAAACGTTATAAAGTAGCGAAAGGACTTTAA
- a CDS encoding iron ABC transporter permease yields MNKTWFAYVASVFVLIAAVLVGVTAGSVSIPVQVLWNPDMDEAASNILWNIRIPRVVLAGLVGASLAIAGAAFQGLLKNPLADPYTLGVSSGASVGAVVTLFFGISVPFLGLFTLPVFSMLGAFLTMVTVMSFAKLIDRAMKMETIILTGIIFSAFLGSVISLMISLSGEELRQIIGWLLGSVSMRGWPYVTMALPFMTIGFLLLWLNRRELNALVFGEERAMHLGVNVKRRKMMILTGGSILTGAAVSVSGTIGFVGLVVPHMTRMLWGSDHRHVLPLSFINGASLLIICDLVSRTIISPSELPIGVITAFIGAPVFAFIFWKQRRKVGA; encoded by the coding sequence GTGAATAAAACCTGGTTTGCCTATGTAGCTTCTGTATTCGTACTGATTGCTGCTGTGCTGGTTGGGGTAACGGCTGGATCGGTTTCGATTCCTGTGCAAGTCTTGTGGAATCCTGACATGGATGAAGCTGCATCAAACATACTTTGGAATATTCGCATACCTCGTGTTGTGCTAGCTGGTTTAGTTGGTGCATCACTTGCTATAGCGGGAGCAGCTTTCCAAGGATTGTTGAAAAATCCATTAGCGGATCCATATACGTTAGGAGTGTCGTCCGGTGCCTCAGTTGGCGCCGTGGTGACACTCTTTTTCGGAATTTCTGTACCCTTTCTAGGCTTGTTCACATTGCCAGTTTTCAGTATGCTCGGTGCTTTTTTAACTATGGTTACTGTTATGAGTTTTGCCAAGCTCATAGACCGCGCGATGAAGATGGAAACGATCATTCTCACAGGAATAATATTTAGTGCATTTTTGGGATCTGTCATCTCTCTTATGATTTCACTTTCAGGTGAAGAGCTCCGTCAAATTATTGGCTGGTTGCTTGGTAGTGTGTCAATGCGAGGTTGGCCCTATGTCACAATGGCATTACCGTTTATGACGATCGGTTTTTTACTATTATGGCTAAATCGACGCGAGCTTAATGCATTAGTTTTTGGCGAGGAACGTGCCATGCATTTAGGTGTAAATGTGAAACGACGTAAAATGATGATTTTAACAGGAGGTTCGATTTTAACTGGTGCTGCGGTATCGGTTTCTGGAACCATTGGCTTTGTTGGTCTCGTCGTTCCACATATGACACGTATGTTGTGGGGATCGGATCATCGTCATGTATTACCCTTATCATTTATAAATGGTGCTTCATTACTCATTATTTGTGACTTAGTGTCGCGAACCATAATTTCACCGTCTGAGCTACCAATAGGCGTAATTACAGCCTTCATTGGTGCACCAGTGTTTGCGTTTATTTTTTGGAAACAACGAAGAAAGGTGGGTGCGTAA
- a CDS encoding ABC transporter substrate-binding protein — protein sequence MKKIWQLWLATALAAILLTACGQEEAKPADSKTQETEVGQEASQFPLTIKDVTDNEITLEEAPKAIVSMIPSNTEILYALGLEEEVVGVSDYDNYPEEVASKEKIGGQEFNVEKIISLNPDLVLAHESGLGVGEAGIKQLRDAGLNVYVVKSAVSFDEVYDTMATIGQATGKIKEAEEMVQTMKDEVATIQEKASTIETKKKVFAEISPAPEIYTAGKNTFMNEMIEILNAENIASDLEGWIMMDPEEIVKRNPDVILTTYGNYVPDAAEQVLAREGFGTVTAVKNKAVMDVDGDTTSRQGPRLTEGLLELAKAIHPEVFSE from the coding sequence ATGAAAAAGATTTGGCAATTATGGCTCGCAACTGCGCTTGCAGCGATATTATTAACAGCATGTGGGCAGGAAGAAGCAAAACCTGCAGACAGCAAAACACAAGAGACAGAAGTTGGACAAGAGGCTTCCCAATTTCCTCTAACAATTAAGGATGTCACTGATAATGAAATCACATTGGAAGAAGCACCAAAAGCAATCGTTTCAATGATTCCAAGCAATACAGAAATTTTGTATGCTCTTGGCTTAGAAGAAGAAGTAGTGGGAGTTTCGGATTACGATAACTACCCAGAAGAAGTTGCTTCTAAAGAAAAAATTGGTGGACAAGAATTTAATGTAGAAAAAATTATTTCTTTAAATCCAGATTTAGTACTTGCACATGAATCAGGTCTCGGAGTAGGTGAGGCTGGAATTAAACAATTGCGTGATGCAGGGTTAAACGTGTATGTTGTGAAATCTGCAGTAAGTTTTGATGAAGTGTATGACACGATGGCTACTATTGGCCAAGCGACAGGTAAGATTAAAGAAGCTGAAGAAATGGTACAAACAATGAAGGATGAAGTAGCAACGATTCAAGAAAAGGCTTCAACCATTGAAACGAAGAAAAAAGTATTTGCGGAAATATCTCCAGCTCCAGAAATTTATACAGCAGGTAAAAACACATTTATGAACGAAATGATCGAAATATTGAACGCAGAAAATATTGCATCAGATCTAGAAGGTTGGATCATGATGGACCCTGAAGAAATTGTAAAGCGTAATCCGGATGTAATATTAACAACTTACGGAAACTATGTACCAGATGCAGCGGAGCAAGTTTTGGCTCGTGAAGGTTTTGGTACAGTTACAGCTGTGAAAAACAAGGCAGTAATGGATGTGGATGGTGATACGACAAGTCGTCAAGGTCCTCGTTTAACAGAAGGCTTATTAGAATTGGCAAAAGCAATTCATCCTGAGGTCTTCAGTGAATAA
- the argS gene encoding arginine--tRNA ligase → MNAVEQVQQSIKEALQKAILKAELTDSEGMPGIHLESPRDKANGDYATNIAMQLTKLAKKPPRAIAEAILENLDTTGTVIEKIEIAGPGFINISIRKDYLADVVKAVLEQGADYGRSKAGAGEKIQVEFVSANPTGDLHLGHARGASVGDSLCNVLDFAGYDVSREYYINDAGNQINNLAHSLEARYKQALGQDADMPEDGYHGQDIIDIAKEMASEHGDALLQMSAEERFAFFRSHGLKVELAKLQKDLADFRVNFDEWYSETSLYENGKIEVALDKLRANGHVFEEEGATWFRSTTFGDDKDRVLIKNDGSFTYLTPDVAYHEDKIARGFDKLINIWGADHHGYIPRMKAAIQALGYDRDTLEVSIIQMVQLYKDGEKMKMSKRTGKAVTMRELVEEVGLDAVRYFFAMRSGDSHMDFDLDLAVSQSNENPVYYAQYAHARISSILRSAEEQGFSASDAQLDLLQAEKEIDVLKKMGDFPQVVADAAKIRSPHRVATYIQELAATFHSFYNAEKVLDATNEDMTRARLALITAVRTTIANALRLIGVSAPEKM, encoded by the coding sequence ATGAACGCAGTAGAACAAGTTCAACAATCCATTAAAGAAGCATTACAGAAAGCTATATTGAAAGCCGAATTAACTGATTCAGAAGGAATGCCTGGCATTCATTTGGAATCCCCACGTGATAAAGCGAATGGTGATTACGCTACAAACATTGCGATGCAGCTGACGAAGCTTGCGAAGAAGCCACCTCGTGCTATTGCTGAAGCTATTTTGGAAAACCTTGATACAACTGGCACAGTTATCGAGAAAATCGAAATTGCCGGTCCAGGATTTATTAACATCTCAATTCGCAAAGATTACTTGGCGGACGTGGTGAAAGCTGTCTTGGAACAAGGTGCTGATTATGGCCGTTCAAAAGCTGGCGCTGGTGAAAAAATTCAAGTGGAGTTCGTTTCGGCGAATCCAACAGGTGATTTGCATTTAGGGCATGCCCGTGGTGCATCAGTCGGAGATTCATTATGTAATGTATTGGATTTTGCAGGCTATGACGTGTCACGTGAATACTATATCAATGACGCCGGGAACCAAATCAACAACTTGGCACATTCATTGGAAGCGCGCTACAAGCAAGCATTGGGTCAAGATGCTGACATGCCTGAAGATGGCTATCACGGTCAAGATATCATTGATATCGCAAAAGAGATGGCAAGCGAGCATGGCGATGCATTGCTTCAGATGTCTGCTGAAGAACGCTTTGCATTCTTCCGTTCACATGGTCTAAAAGTGGAACTTGCAAAACTTCAAAAAGATTTAGCTGATTTCCGTGTTAACTTTGATGAGTGGTATTCAGAAACTTCTCTATACGAAAACGGCAAGATTGAAGTCGCTTTGGATAAATTACGTGCGAATGGTCACGTATTTGAAGAAGAAGGCGCAACTTGGTTCCGTTCGACAACATTTGGCGATGACAAAGACCGCGTGCTGATTAAAAACGACGGTTCATTCACTTACTTAACACCTGATGTTGCATATCATGAAGACAAAATTGCACGCGGTTTTGATAAATTAATCAACATTTGGGGAGCGGACCACCATGGTTACATCCCACGTATGAAAGCGGCAATCCAAGCACTTGGATATGATCGCGATACGCTTGAAGTAAGCATTATTCAAATGGTTCAATTGTATAAAGACGGCGAAAAAATGAAGATGAGTAAACGTACTGGTAAAGCCGTCACGATGCGTGAACTTGTTGAAGAAGTTGGTTTGGATGCTGTTCGTTACTTCTTCGCGATGCGTTCTGGCGATTCACATATGGACTTCGATTTAGATTTAGCTGTCTCACAATCAAATGAAAATCCTGTGTATTATGCACAGTATGCACACGCGCGTATCAGCTCGATTTTACGTTCTGCTGAAGAGCAAGGATTCAGTGCTTCGGATGCTCAATTGGATTTATTGCAAGCTGAAAAAGAAATAGATGTTCTGAAGAAAATGGGTGACTTCCCGCAAGTTGTGGCTGATGCAGCGAAAATCCGCTCACCACACCGCGTTGCGACATACATCCAAGAACTTGCAGCAACCTTCCATAGTTTCTACAATGCAGAAAAAGTATTGGATGCAACGAACGAAGACATGACACGTGCACGTCTTGCCCTTATTACGGCAGTCCGCACAACTATCGCAAATGCCCTACGTCTGATTGGTGTAAGCGCACCTGAAAAAATGTAA
- a CDS encoding DUF1934 domain-containing protein, which produces MNTKVKVRLKTTIRQPNEEPEIYELWANGTLIEKDETSYLKYAEVQDDKDVNTTVKMGETEALVLRSGGINMRLPFIKDSEQTGSYDSEYGMLMVTTNTRQMTFEQNEHDGHFVVQYDLDVSGQPVGEYTLEFHYTEGSQ; this is translated from the coding sequence ATGAATACAAAAGTAAAAGTAAGGTTAAAAACGACCATCCGGCAACCTAATGAAGAACCGGAAATCTATGAATTATGGGCAAATGGCACTTTGATTGAAAAAGATGAGACATCCTATTTAAAATATGCGGAAGTTCAAGATGACAAAGATGTGAACACCACTGTCAAAATGGGTGAAACCGAAGCCCTGGTACTGCGAAGCGGCGGAATTAATATGCGTCTCCCTTTTATTAAGGACTCAGAGCAGACAGGCAGTTACGATAGCGAATATGGCATGTTGATGGTGACAACCAATACACGGCAGATGACGTTTGAGCAAAATGAACACGACGGCCATTTTGTCGTTCAATATGATTTAGACGTGAGCGGGCAACCCGTTGGCGAATACACACTTGAATTTCATTACACGGAGGGATCGCAATGA
- a CDS encoding diguanylate cyclase, giving the protein MLFELLINFCILFTFAVLSYWPFQDVVRSNFPFPKTHPYIIGIIAGLAGFILMESAVNLSDLIILDARHVVIVISGIFGGPIAPIISGLIIGVTRMFILEEFTTTGILAGLNVILMGIVIGAFSFKYRMTFRNAHLYFYYATAQTALLIVYIMYPALNNVHEVLYYIIYSAFSFFTVLFILIELNEHFKKIRHTELLSETDYLTGLYNNRKFHQLTHSYITESTKPFSMISIDIDSFKKVNDIYGHPAGDEILRELGKRLKDLVSENEGYVTRNGGEQFAVLIANSPPAMGLYLGERIRSCVASTPFLVSDNLEVSITVSVGVSSYPDNGSTIQELYSAADSAMYEAKANGRNRVIHFTNKKA; this is encoded by the coding sequence ATGCTTTTCGAATTACTTATTAACTTTTGTATTTTATTCACTTTCGCGGTTTTGTCCTATTGGCCCTTCCAAGATGTTGTGCGATCGAATTTCCCTTTCCCGAAAACACATCCTTATATCATTGGAATTATTGCTGGATTGGCTGGTTTTATCTTAATGGAATCCGCTGTCAATCTGTCTGATTTGATTATACTTGATGCAAGACACGTAGTAATTGTGATTTCTGGAATTTTTGGCGGACCGATTGCTCCTATCATCAGCGGACTGATTATTGGTGTGACACGGATGTTTATCCTGGAGGAATTCACTACGACTGGAATTCTTGCAGGATTGAACGTTATCCTCATGGGAATTGTGATTGGGGCGTTCAGTTTTAAATATAGGATGACATTTAGAAATGCTCATCTTTATTTTTATTATGCAACTGCTCAAACTGCTCTTTTAATCGTCTATATCATGTATCCAGCATTGAATAACGTTCACGAAGTCCTGTACTATATCATTTATTCCGCCTTTTCATTCTTTACTGTACTGTTCATTTTAATCGAATTAAACGAGCATTTTAAGAAAATCCGTCATACTGAATTATTATCAGAGACCGATTATCTGACTGGTCTTTATAATAATCGCAAATTCCATCAGCTGACACATTCTTACATTACAGAATCAACCAAGCCTTTCAGCATGATTTCCATCGATATCGATTCTTTCAAAAAAGTGAATGATATTTACGGTCATCCAGCGGGCGATGAAATATTAAGGGAACTTGGCAAGCGTCTGAAGGATCTCGTTTCGGAAAATGAGGGATACGTCACACGAAATGGCGGCGAACAATTTGCCGTATTGATTGCTAATTCCCCTCCTGCAATGGGACTTTATCTAGGTGAACGCATACGCTCCTGTGTGGCAAGCACCCCATTCCTCGTTTCAGATAACCTGGAAGTCTCAATTACGGTATCCGTGGGAGTCAGTTCCTATCCGGATAATGGCTCAACGATTCAGGAACTTTATAGTGCTGCTGATTCAGCTATGTATGAGGCGAAAGCGAACGGACGTAATCGCGTCATTCATTTCACAAATAAAAAAGCGTGA